Proteins from a genomic interval of Xiphias gladius isolate SHS-SW01 ecotype Sanya breed wild chromosome 23, ASM1685928v1, whole genome shotgun sequence:
- the bbs7 gene encoding Bardet-Biedl syndrome 7 protein, which produces MELHLNRVDYMQVGVTSQKTMRLLPALGKKATQKVAIADHDGILTCFGMKKGEAVPVFKTLPGQKIARMDLGGAVGTPQEKIFVCSGSQVRGFTKKGKQFLTFEANLTETINAMNVSGADLFVCASYIYNHYCDCKDQDYYLSGDKINDITCLSSENLTRLVPVLACQDRVLRVLQGSELAYDIEVPGPPSVLELYNKDGGEEILYGTTDGKIGLVQIGEHSAATKWEIDNDKKKGGILCIDTYDIIGDGVNDILVGRDDGTVEVYGFDSSSEPTLRFDHILSESVTSIQGGCVGKESYDEVLTATYTGWVTGLTTEPQKAEAGPGDEVRMSKETQSKVEALRVELEQLQVKVLQGREQYQQTSQSSTAVSAVPVLSVNDKFTLCQDDASYSLTLEVQTAIDNLLLQSDVPIDLLDVDKNSAVVSFSECDSEQPNGNFLLATYRCQANTTRLELKVRSIEGQYGTLQAYITPRLQPKTCQVRQYQIKPLSLHQRTHSIDQDRPMNRLSLVGQFSFAEIHSWVVFCLPEVPEKTPAGESITFYFHNTFLGTQLEANYCKGEGHFRSDNISTISILSDVLSKEATKRKINLNISYDINDDSVSHTLKMIHPKLEYQLLLARKVQLIDALKELQVHEGNADFLIPEYRNILDESAKLLEEYKKQPAHLERLYGMITDLFIDKFKFKGQNVKTKVSSLLEILDNYDLNSLLDFFNEA; this is translated from the exons GTTGGTGTGACCTCTCAGAAAACTATGAGGCTGCTTCCAGCATTGGGAAAAAAGGCAACTCAAAAG gttgctATTGCCGATCACGATGGTATATTGACATGTTTTGGGATGAAGAAGGGAGAGGCAGTG CCCGTGTTTAAAACGCTTCCAGGGCAGAAAATAGCCAGAATGGACCTCGGAGGAGCTGTGGGAACTCCACAGGAGAAGATCTTTGTTTGCTCTGGTTCTCAGGTCCGAGGATTCAccaagaaaggaaaacaatttCTCACCTTTGAAGCCAACCTCACTGAGACCATTAATGCCAT GAACGTCTCAGGCGCCGACCTTTTTGTTTGTGCAAGTTACATCTACAACCACTACTGTGACTGCAAGGATCAGGACTACTATCTCTCTGGAGACAAAATCAATGATATCACATGTTTGTCCTCAGAGAACCTGACTCGCCTCGTCCCGGTCCTGGCATGCCAAGATCGGGTTCTCAGAGTTTTGCAG gGATCTGAGCTGGCCTATGACATTGAAGTCCCTGGCCCTCCATCTGTCTTGGAATTGTACAACAAAGATGGAG GAGAGGAAATCCTCTATGGAACTACAGATGGTAAAATAGGATTGGTCCAAATTGGCGAGCACTCAGCTGCCACCAAATGGGAGATCgacaatgacaaaaagaaaggag GAATTCTTTGCATTGACACCTACGACATTATTGGAGACGGAGTGAATGACATTCTGGTGGGCAGGGATGATGGGACGGTAGAGGTCTATGGTTTCGACAGCTCCAGTGAACCCACATTACGTTTTGACCAT ATACTTTCAGAGAGTGTGACTTCCATCCAGGGTGGCTGCGTGGGGAAGGAGTCTTATGATGAAGTCTTGACTGCCACTTACacag GATGGGTGACTGGTTTGACCACTGAGCCCCAGAAGGCTGAGGCCGGCCCTGGAGACGAGGTCAGGATGAGTAAGGAGACCCAGTCCAAAGTAGAAGCACTCAG GGTGGagctggagcagctgcaggtCAAAGTCCTGCAGGGACGAGAGCAGTACCAGCAGACCTCTCAGTCGAGCACAGCCGTCTCTGCTGTGCCCGTCTTGAGCGTTAATGACAAGTTCACCCTCTGCCAGGACGATGCCAGCTACAGCCTCACCCTGGAGGTGCAGACTGCCATCGACAATCTGCTGCTCCAG AGCGATGTTCCCATAGACCTGCTGGATGTGGATAAAAACTCAGCCGTTGTCAGTTTCAGTGAATGTGACTCAGAG CAGCCTAATGGGAACTTCCTCTTGGCCACGTACAGATGTCAGGCTAACACTACCAGACTTGAGCTCAAG GTGAGGTCCATTGAGGGACAATATGGTACCCTGCAGGCCTACATTACCCCCAGACTGCAACCCAAGACCTGCCAGGTCCGCCAGTACCAGATCAAACCTCTGTCCCTCCACCAACGCACACACAGCATAGACCAAGACAG GCCCATGAACAGGCTCAGTCTGGTGGGACAGTTCAGTTTTGCAGAGATCCACTCCTGGGTGGTCTTCTGCTTGCCAGAGGTGCCTGAGAAAACACCAGCAGGAGAGAGcatcactttttatttccataacACTTTCCTTGGCACACAGCTTGAAGCCAACTACTG CAAAGGAGAGGGTCACTTCAGGTCAGACAACATCTCTACCATCTCCATACTAAGCGATGTCCTTTCTAAAGAAGCTACCAAGAGGAAAATCAATCTCAACATTTCATATG ATATCAACGATGACTCTGTGAGCCACACCCTTAAAATGATCCATCCAAAGCTGGAGTACCAGTTGTTGCTGGCTAGAAAAGTTCAGCTTATTGATGCTCTTAAA GAGCTTCAGGTTCACGAGGGGAACGCTGACTTCCTCATCCCAGAGTATCGCAACATCTTGGATGAGTCTGCTAAACTCCTCGAGGAGTACAAGAAGCAGCCAGCGCACCTTGAGAGGCTTTATG GAATGATCACAGACCTCTTCATTGACAAATTCAAGTTCAAAGGCCAGAATGTGAAAACCAAGGTGTCCTCATTATTGGAGATACTCGATAATTATGACTTAAATTCTCTGTTAGACTTTTTCAATGAGGCATGA